The window GTATTACTGCTAAAGCAGTGGCAAAACTTCCTATAGCCATTTGGTTTTTATTGCCTCTCCTGCCATGGTGGGAGCAGTGTGGCAAAGCAGCAAGACAATTgctcctggctggctgcagcaCCCCCACCTTTCCCCTCTGTCAGGAGCTGTTAAGAAAAAACCCATCACTAGGCAAGAAAAAAACATGAAAACCTGTCGACAACATCACGTGTGCCGAGACTAAAAGCTTCACTCAGAGTCTCAGCTAGATGTGTTCCTGGGTTTGAGGAAAGGTTGCAAGAGCTGTCTACTTAGAGACAACATCAGCAACTGAAGTAACTGCAGGGATAAAGAGCATTTTAGCCACGTGCTCTTCAGGCACCTTAATGGTCTCCTCAGCAACAAGGCTGCTGAGGGCAGAAGCGCTGGCAGCTGGGTGTATGTGGATATCAAGGCTGGGCTGTAAAGAGGGGAAGAGACAAGGTCAGTAAAGACTGGGCATGAAGGACAGCTGCTCCTCACATAGGGCCACGCTGGAAGTTCTCCACCCCGCCCAGatgtccctccccagcccctcatccttgctgtctcttcaaaGCACAGCCATTTTATTCAGCATGGGGCAAGACATGACTTCTGCCACTGGGCAAGGCTGCTTTTCCTCTCTGCAAAATATCTCATCTTGCAGCTTGAAGCACCCCTGCTGAGATTCCCTCTCCTCTGTTTGTACAGTTTCACAGCAACTACCTAGATTTTAAATTTGTATTTCTTGGCTGTGGAAGTCAGGATCAGAAAAGGTCAGCCAGCAACCCTGTACTTCGATCTGCAAACAGAATGGTGATTGAACTCAAACAACTTTGTGTTGTCACTTCTGATTTGAGGACCAGGTATGAGAGTAGCGTTTAGCAAGTCCAGTGCTGTGCATGGGGCCTGCAACAGACGTAAAGAAAGAGAAATGGGTCGCTTTGGAAAAGAGAACTTGGCCGAGGAGTCACAAAAGGATGACAGGATTTTATTGAAGTTGAAAATACAAAAAGGTCAGATTGTCTCCCACCCTCTCGGCATCCTTCCCATCCAGCATATCATAATGAATATGCACAGtgacagctccagcccagccatgggacTGCTGATCCCAGCTGTGTTCTCCAGCAGCCCACAGATGAACCCATCTAAAAGCCATGCCTATTTCTGGTATCTCAGCTTTGAACAGAAGTCCACTCAGCCTCTTCCTGGACAAGAGGCAGGTATCAGAGAGCATGCTGACCTAAAGATCTCTGAAGAACTCTCCAAACTGTAGTTGCTGCGTATTTAAGGTGAATCTTAATAATAACCTCTTTCAAACCAGTGACTCCCAAGCTGTGGGATAGGTGTGGCTACCAGCACACCATGGTGTGGTACACAGGTGGGAACTCAGATCACTACTGACATGTTCCTATCACCCTGTTGCTGTAGGTGCCCTATCAATGAGATTTCCTGGATCTCTGCTCCACAACAAAGCAACCTAAATCTTCATTGCTAACCACAGTAGGCAGAAGcaagagagcagcaggagcatcTCCCTGCATCCTTCATAGCTGCATCACTTCAGGCTCCCAGCATAAACCATAATTCGTTTCTCACACTGCACTTAAGGTTCTCCATGACAAGCAAGAGATGCAGAATGGCTGAGCAATGGGTTTGGTGCTGCTGAGGCAGAGGTAAATCCACCTCCATCCTCCTGTCACAACTGGACCTCTTGCCTGAGACTGCCAGTAGCAGGAAATGTTAGTTATGGTGGGGCTTTATTGCAAGACGTAGGTGTCTGACTAGAACTGCGTTAAGATTGTCACCCTCCCATCCTTATTCTTGCAACAGGGCAGCTCTGACCTGCTAGCTGGGTACTTTTTGGAAGTGTTACACTGTAATATTTTAGCACTAACTTGGCAGCAGACTTAAAAAATGGGTCCAGTGAAAGGTGTTAGTCTAGCCATGAAAAACTTTGTATCCCATTTGCAACCAGATACATTCTCTGCTCTCTGATAGCAGGCTCTGGGGAAGGTGAGGATTAAGCCTCAGTGCATGTTTCTTAAGGCAGAATGTTTGCTCAGCTTCTAGCATGCAGAATTAAATGTGTGTTCTTCTCACAGCACAAAGCCTTGTGCTGTTCAAGGCATTCACTTTCTCCCTCATGCAATTGAGCAGTATGGAGGGGGCAAAAGATGCCTTTTCCAAGCAGGAATGTTCCAAGCTTTTCTGTGATGCTGGCCAGCTGCTGAGTGCACTAGTAAAAGCTGGTAACTGCACATGGCATTGGTCACCACCTACATTGAGCTGATGTACTTAGGAGAAGGCAAAATATCTCTGGAAAGGGGTACCCTAGTCATTGCCAGCCCCTAAGGTAAAAAGCAGAGCAGCTCTTTTACCCCAAAGTCACAGCTGCACCATTCTTGTCTGTTGCCTTTGTTGTGCAGAGCCTGCTGCCTTCCTGTGGggcagctgtggcagcaccgACAGGAACAGTCTGAGCACCACTGGAGAGTCAGTCTGGGCAGGAATGGCTGCTGGCAACTATGTTTAGTCAGTGATCTTAGAAGCAAACTTCAGCTTCCTTTTCTCTCTAaggcttctcctgctgctgcaggaatATTATTTGGCAGCCCATTACCTGTTGTCCATCTTCTGCATCTGCAGGCTGAGTGACGTGAAGCTGGCCAGGAGGTCTGTAACCTCATCCACCTGACAGAATACAGATGGCCATCAGGGAGGGGAATGCAGCTGTGCAACCAcccagccccacagaagaaacccCCATGCAGCAGGGACCACCTTTGCACTAGAATTGCCAGTAATGCCCATGCTGAACTTATACTAGGACAGGATGCTTTTGGTGCCAAGAATCATGCAGAAGAGCTACTGTCCTCATCATCAAACAAGCCCTAATCTAAGGCAATAGGAGTTTCTCCCCATTCTTCAAGAGGGGATGCTTGATTTCCATTCTGTATGATTTAGCCAGTCCCTAAAATACCAGCATGTTGCTACATTACCCAAAACTCAAATATGATATCAGGACTATTTCCTCTAAGCCTGCTTCTAGGGGCCAGTCTTTTGTATGAAAAAAGCCCCAGGCCCTGCAACCCTGTGCAGTTGTGCTGATCCTGGCCTTGAACTGACTGTCCTCAGCCCATCTGATCCTCAGCTtccctgctgcttggcactgtgaTGCTTTCTGCATTTTGAATTTTCACCTAAAGGAGTACCATGAGTCATCATGTAACTTGCCCACTTGCCCCAATGTGAGCAATAACCATGTCTGCAATGCCCCACTGCTCATGCAGTTGCATTCTCCCAAATGCAGGAGCCCCAGTGCAAGGAGGTGAGTGAGAGCAGCTCAATGCTGCCTACCTGCTCCTTCGTGCTAGTCATCTGTAGCCTGGAGCAGAGGtcatccagctgttccttttgCTCATGCCTCCCCAGACGGTCCAGGTATTCCCGCAACATCTGGATAATCTGAAACAAACAGGCATAAGAGGCAAACATCAGAGAGCTGCACCGGGCTGGAGTGTCTCTACAGGAAAAATTAAATTGCCAAGCACACAGCCTTGAAGCTGCAGAACATGACAGAGTACACGACCCCTAGAGACAAACCCAGGCAAAGCAACTACATGGCACTAATGGCAGCATCAGAGTCCAATGAGTCACCAGTCACAGATGGACTAGCTGTGATCCTTCTGCCTGGTTAAGAACACAGAAGAGTTATGCCCAGCTGAAGCAGCAAAAGGTCTAGCCCTGAAAGCAACAAACTTTTCTTTATGGCTAGTCAGCTCTCCTCACTGTGAGGAGCAGGGACTTCTAATTCCAGCAGGATCTGCTCATGGACAGAGGATAAAAATCCTTGTGTCGATGTGGCTCCTGAAGTGAGGCCCACGCCCCATGCATTTGCAGGCCCAGGAATGCTTTCCTATTCCACGCCTCTACATACTGGAGCAGGATAGATTGCGTTAGGAATACAGAGAATATGTACAGCACAGCTACAGCCTCGTGCCTCgtccctctcctgccacaaggccTCTTTTATATCATGGTTGAAGAAAAGACTATGCTTCATACAGCCCAAGAATCCACTCAATGCATCCTTAGCTTACCAGAGCCAAGGGAGGCCCTGGAAAAAATTAAAGTAGAGGCTGGGAAAAAGGAAGGTCTCTGAAAATGGAAGTCAAACTCTTCCCACAGCAGTTAAGAGCGTACAGACAGGCATTTAATAAAGGGGGcaggaggctgccaggggctgcaccCCATTACCAGAACATGGGGCTGTTTCTTTTACCTGTTTCACTTCAAGGCGTACAGCCTCCAGGCTGTGGGAGAATCCTTCCTGCAGGATATTCAGCTTTGACTTAGCCAGGTGTAGTGGGGTTCTGCCAGCTCGATCCAAGGCATCAACTCTGGCCCCTGCAAGATGCACGAGCAGGGACAGTGAGGTCTGTCACCAGGATTTGGTGTCCCTGGAGAGTTTCAACAGGGCAGGAAGGGAACAGGCTGTAACTGTTATAGAGGAAATGTTACCTCCGCGCAGCAGCGTGGTGATGACAGGAACGTGGTTCGTGCaggcagctggggagggaaaACACAGGACACACAACTCAGAGGTACAAACAAAAATGAGTTTCTGCTCCAGCAAAGAGCTTGCTGCTTCCCAAAGGGCTTCTCTGCCAGAGGAAAGAGGAACGGCCCAAATGCTAAGGTACCCACCCACTCAAGCCTGAGTACTCTATCTGGAACAGATCTTGCACTCCTTGGGGCTGGCAAAGGGAGGGAAATAAATTTTTTCAAACCTTTTCTTTGACTTTAAATCTTTGTGAGGAGTGAATCTAATGAAATGCAGAGTCCCTCCTAGGTCCTTAAATTTGGGGATGCATAATGTGAGGCACAGGCAAGAGGAAGGTGGAGAGGAAAGGAACAGTAAGGAGGTTCTCACCTCACTTTTCTGCATGCAAAGCTCATCTGCGTGGCACTTACCCAAGTGTAAGGGAGTATTGCCCAGCCCATCTCTCTGGTTTGGGTCAGCCCCATGGTCCAGAAGCAGTTGGACTAGAAACAAGGAAACAGAGACACATCAGTCCCTTCCCTTTGCCCCACAGGTCCATGTGGCAGCCACCAGGCTGCCCTACAGGTGCTTCTGTTCAGCTCATCAGCTTCCTTACTGAGACAGGGACAGAGCTTTGCACAGCAATGCAGAAGGACCCAGCACAAAGCCATGCAGTGCCactgctctggggctccctgatGCGAAGAACTGGAAGGAAGGACACTCTTCCCTCTGCACCAGTACAGTCCTAGAACTGGGACTGCTCCCCTTCCAAATCCTGAGTCCAGAGTTGGCAACTTTGacacaaaacaaacagaaaagagcaACCTCTAACAGGTACTGAAGAAAAATAAAGAGCACCCTTCAAAATTCCCAACACAGAGAGGCTGGAAGACAGGACTCGCCCTCCACTCACCAATGTGATCGTTGCCATTGCAGGAGGCAAAGTGCAGGGCTGTCCGGCCCTTGTCGTCCGCAGCACAGGGGTCAGCTCCATCCTCCAGGAGTTGCTGCACTGACAGAACCAAGGAGAAAAAAGCAGGTAAGCTGGAGGGGCACCTGATCAGAGAGGTGATGCTGTCTGCTCTTTTGGGGGTAGAGAAACACGCTGCCAGCTGCTAAGTCAACTGGACTTGAACCAGTTCCCACCAGTATCCTAGCTCAGCAGAACCAGCAGAACCTCCACCCTCTGATTCAGCCTTCACCACCTTCCACACGTTGCCATGAAAGATAAGCCAACAGCTCTAACGGCTAAAGATCCACCTAGCCACATTTTCAAGCTCCAAGGACAATCAGCAGCAAATACCTAGAGAAGAATACAAAAGGATAGGAAGGACATGGGGCTAACTCTTGGCTTTAGTCAGCTGTATCTCAGGCACTTCCCAAGCTGGAATTAGCATCCTGTGCTTATTAGTACCCCTCCATGGGATGGAATTAGCATCCTGTGCTTACTACTATCCCTCCAAGGGCTTTCCCTGTGGATTTTCACAGTCATTTTCTGCACATGTGTAAACTTTTGATGTCAATGTGGAGCCGTGGTCAGAAGTTTCACAGTGTAAGCACAGGTAGTGAGAAAAGCCACTTCTTCACACCTGTTATTATTATTTCAGTGGCCCTTTCCTAACCAATGGTGGCTACAGTTTGGGAACAGGAAGGGGAATGCACCAACCTGCCAAGAGCCAAGCAAAGAGATCAGTAAAGGGTGGAAAGATTAGGGGCATAAAAATAGCACCTACACAACATGTGTTAGGGGCATCTGTAAGCGCTGTTACTTCTGCTGTTTTGAGACCACCCTGATATACTACCTGGTGTGTACAATAGAGCTCATTCCACAGCTGTTAAAAATGCTGACAGGTTCACTACATTTTGAGATATTTAAAGAGCATATTCTAAATTAGTCGAGACTGTTTCAGGCCACTGAAAGTCACCATTCATCTCAGCTTCCAGAAAGTGAATTATAGCCACCTTTGAATCTCTTCCTGTACACATCCTACTTCAAGTGGGGTACAGAACTGAAAAGAACACCTAAAAACACGGAAGTGGTGTTAACATGGAATGTTTGATACTTCAGAAGAAAGAATGGGAAACTGACAGTGCCCCAGTGAGAACCATATAGGAACAATTAAGCTACTCTTCCCCTGGACCAAGTAGGAATGACATAACCTCtccacccagtgccaccacagGAAACAGCAAAGATGTTTACTTGtggatgaaaaataaattaatcataGCACACTTCCTCAAATTGCAGAGTAAACAAGAGACAAGAGGACTGTAAACATGGGAACCTGTCTATCAAATCCAATGTGGATTGAAAACAAGACTTCCATAAAACTGCATTCTTTCATCTTCCTGTTGGAAATTATAaatcttttaaataattttagtgAGTGATTTTAATTAACTTCTAAATTAATTGCTTTAGTTACTCATAATCTATATATGCAATTATAAAATGTGTGTGATTCCTAAATTATTCTTAGCCAGTACTTAGCAAAGCTGTCATAACGTACTTTTGTAGGAACACAGCCTGGGGAAACTACCAACTTTAACTTTTGATAAACTGATTCTGATATGCTTCAATGAACAAAACCAGAGAAAGATGTATGGTTGAGGCTGGACATGTGGAATGTAGAATTTATGGACCACAAGGACTTTGCAGAAACCAGAAGATAAAGAAGGGACTAACAAGGACTCAGTGTATGTGTTGGAAAATCCCTACCAGAGGAAAAAGATAATAAACCAACTGAAAATATGGACTAACTAGCATGAGAAGTGAGAAGTCAACAACCCACAGAGGACAGTGTACTAATTAATAAGAGAGAATTATGTAATTTATACCAACAAATATTAATTTCTTTGTTTGCTAAAAAGTATAAATAAGTGAAGAAGTTTTATATCTGTGTCTAAGTGGAGGCCAGAATTTGTGAGCCACACAAATCCCTCCTGGCCAACAACAAAGTAACATCTTACACAATAACACTAACAAGAAAGTGTTAGAGGGGTTTATTTACTCCCACAATTTTGAAGGATTTGGTACAATTTTGAACAATTTGCTGGTGACCCAGGTGAGACAACACATTTGATGTTCCACAGACTTACAGGAACAAGGACTTTGGTGCACACTGACAGACTTTTTTCAGGGAAATTTTTCAATCATCTGATCCAAGTGAGTTCAAGGCAAAAAACCCTGGGACTTCATTAAGACATTACTGAAGGTTTTAAAAGGTATACTTAATCATAAGCTTGCACTCTCTAACATATTAAGAGTTAAGAAAGTGATGATATAATTGCTATTTCCTATTAAAAGTTAGTGTAAAACTCTGTAAGTGAATATTAATGGAATTGTGTTTGAGTCACACTGGAAAACTGTATTTGTAAAACTATATAAGTGACTACCAAAAGGTTTGGTTTGAGTCTTCACCCTCTGCTTTGCCCACAAATTAGTCAGACAGTGCTGCTTGCACAAAGAGCCACGCTGTGGAAGGGCTTTGCCCAGATATTGCTGTGCTTATTGAAGCCTATGGTATCTGTTAGTGCTGGAAAATGCTAGTGTGTGGTAATGTGAGTGTGTCATAAGTATAAACTGAGTTTGTATGAAAATTCGTTGGCTGTAAGAGTGTTGAAGCCATTGTATGTGAATTTTAGGATATTTGGTGAGTACTAAGTGTTTGAGAAATGTAAATTGTCAAAGCAAGGATCGTTTGCTCAGAGCTCTCTGCTGGCGCTCCAGTGACCGGAATTGCATTGGTGTGCACAGAGCGCTCTCTCGTGTCCGTTTTAGTCATTGCTGGAATCCCTATTTACTGCGGGCTTCCCTTCTCCTTCTCGAGCCCAGGAAGACGGGAATACCCAAATGTTTGCCTTTAGGTTGTACTTTGCAGCACTGGAAAGAATTTAAAAGCAATTCTTTAACTTGGACACAGGTAAAAGAATATTGTATTATTTGGTGGCTAGATTATCTATTAGATAATAAAGAAAAATGGCCAGTTCATGGTATTTTACACCAAAATGGTATTTTAGAGTTGATGTTATGTTGccaaaagaaagagaaatggaaTGACATACCACACATAGTACTTCAAGCAGTGATGAGACAAGCAGCCAAAGATAAACACAGAGAAACACACTGGAGAGCAGAAGCTATTAGAGATAACTTAAAACATCAAGTAATTAGTGTGAAACCACCAGGAATCTAAAGTGTAGTCAGCAAGTGTAAAATATGTTTGCAACACAATCCACGGCCCTACAGAAGACATCTTTGAGGGACTACAAAAAGAGGAAACTGTCTTGAGTTTGCAGGCAAACAGATTTTTCTGAGTTACCTCGACAAGAGGGATACTGATACCTATTTGCTTTAGCTGACACATTTTTTGGATAGCTGCTTACACCAACAAAGCAAGAGAAGTTATCAAGGTATTGTTAAAAGAGAAAATACCCCAATTTGGAATGAATGATCTATGATATCTTATTacaaaacacaaataaaatttTTCTATTTTAATGGCTTAAGTTTTGCTAGATGCTCAATGATTTAAGTGGAAGTAATCTTAAAGGAAAATTAAGATCACTTCCAAAGGGGGGAATTGCCAGAAATGTCAGAACTTTTTAGTAATTTTAGTTAATGGTTTTAATTACCTTTTAAGCTGATTTTTTATTCCTaatcaataaatatttattaattataAATACCGTGTTATTCTTTTATTACTCTTAGCCAGCACCTAGCAAAGTTGTCATTAAGTTATTTTTGTAGGAACACAG of the Melospiza melodia melodia isolate bMelMel2 chromosome 4, bMelMel2.pri, whole genome shotgun sequence genome contains:
- the ANKRD54 gene encoding ankyrin repeat domain-containing protein 54 isoform X2 — protein: MEGGDGADGAPGAGPEPGPGPESEPGPESEPQPRIALPPLGPGAPLGYLHVLWQREEPAGKIPARRLRRAARLHRRLGPTGKEAHALKRLREAANSNDLDTVQQLLEDGADPCAADDKGRTALHFASCNGNDHIVQLLLDHGADPNQRDGLGNTPLHLAACTNHVPVITTLLRGGARVDALDRAGRTPLHLAKSKLNILQEGFSHSLEAVRLEVKQIIQMLREYLDRLGRHEQKEQLDDLCSRLQMTSTKEQVDEVTDLLASFTSLSLQMQKMDNR
- the ANKRD54 gene encoding ankyrin repeat domain-containing protein 54 isoform X3, which translates into the protein MIWTQQLLEDGADPCAADDKGRTALHFASCNGNDHIVQLLLDHGADPNQRDGLGNTPLHLAACTNHVPVITTLLRGGARVDALDRAGRTPLHLAKSKLNILQEGFSHSLEAVRLEVKQIIQMLREYLDRLGRHEQKEQLDDLCSRLQMTSTKEQVDEVTDLLASFTSLSLQMQKMDNREGRESRFWIPSSPVSTPSVVQYGREDKTSRMTTSRGPASSQLPGDTWGLAEVPGEDSDPRSPTAMSILDPGDRTCTLRTSS